One genomic window of Vitis vinifera chloroplast, complete genome includes the following:
- the rps16 gene encoding ribosomal protein S16, translating to MVKLRLKRCGRKQRAVYRIVAIDARSRREGRDLRKVGFYDPIKNQTYSNVPAILYFLEKGAQPTGTVHDISKKAEVFTELRLNQTKFKFNQ from the exons ATGGTAAAACTTCGTTTGAAACGATGTGGTAGAAAGCAAC GAGCCGTCTATCGAATCGTTGCAATTGATGCTCGATCCCGAAGAGAAGGAAGAGATCTTCGGAAAGTGGGTTTTTATGATCCGATAAAGAATCAAACTTATTCAAATGTTCCTGCTATTCTATATTTCCTTGAAAAAGGAGCTCAACCTACAGGAACTGTTCATGATATTTCAAAGAAAGCGGAGGTTTTTACGGAACTTCGTCTTAATCAAACGAAATTCAAATTCAATCAATGA
- the psbK gene encoding photosystem II protein K, whose protein sequence is MLNIFSLICICLNSALYSSNFFFAKLPEAYAFLNPIVDVMPVIPLFFFLLAFVWQAAVSFR, encoded by the coding sequence ATGCTTAATATCTTTAGTTTGATCTGTATCTGTCTTAATTCTGCCCTTTATTCGAGTAATTTTTTCTTCGCCAAATTGCCCGAAGCCTATGCTTTTTTGAATCCAATCGTAGATGTTATGCCAGTCATACCTCTGTTCTTTTTTCTCTTAGCCTTTGTTTGGCAAGCCGCTGTAAGTTTTCGATGA